In Nymphaea colorata isolate Beijing-Zhang1983 chromosome 3, ASM883128v2, whole genome shotgun sequence, a genomic segment contains:
- the LOC116250380 gene encoding uncharacterized protein LOC116250380, with the protein MVQNMTTCLYQTELGCVTVTWCRTLMGGQSLSFTVNPNPNGASNHEDDEEEEERASVSHRVQMKPWFFWKKKGSKKFYLLGRKARVFWDLSKAKFSSGPEPDRGFYLCLVSDRKSMALLVGDMRHEAYSRTRAQRPEIEAVLLSRREHVFGRRLYSARAKFGDGEPRGVTIEWEADDPGLCFRIDGKPVLKVRRLSWKFRGNDRFVVDGVPVQVFWDVHNWLFDPGYGHAVFMFQEERTGPSSASECAYPVPWPSGFGLNGPEKSLLKTGSFSSYSSSSSSACSSSVLEWANTESDPNANGFSLVVYAWRT; encoded by the coding sequence ATGGTCCAGAACATGACCACATGCCTCTACCAGACGGAGCTGGGCTGCGTCACCGTCACCTGGTGCCGGACCCTCATGGGCGGCCAATCCCTCAGCTTCACCGTCAACCCAAATCCGAACGGCGCCAGCAACCACGAAGACgacgaagaggaggaggagagggcgTCGGTGTCGCACCGGGTGCAGATGAAGCCGTGGTTCTTCTGGAAGAAGAAAGGATCGAAGAAATTCTACCTTCTGGGAAGGAAGGCTCGGGTGTTCTGGGACCTCTCCAAGGCCAAGTTCTCATCTGGTCCCGAGCCGGACCGGGGGTTCTACCTCTGCCTCGTCTCGGATCGGAAGTCGATGGCCCTACTCGTCGGCGATATGCGCCACGAGGCCTACTCCAGGACCCGCGCGCAGCGGCCGGAGATCGAGGCGGTCCTCCTTTCACGGCGGGAGCACGTCTTCGGGAGGCGGCTCTACTCCGCCAGAGCGAAGTTCGGCGACGGCGAACCCCGCGGCGTCACGATCGAGTGGGAGGCGGACGACCCGGGCCTGTGCTTCCGGATCGATGGGAAACCGGTTCTGAAGGTCAGGCGTCTGTCCTGGAAGTTCAGGGGCAACGACCGGTTCGTGGTGGACGGCGTTCCGGTTCAGGTCTTCTGGGACGTCCACAACTGGCTGTTCGACCCGGGTTATGGCCACGCCGTCTTCATGTTCCAGGAGGAGAGGACCGGCCCGTCGTCCGCATCGGAGTGCGCGTACCCGGTCCCTTGGCCGAGCGGATTCGGCCTCAACGGACCCGAGAAGAGCCTCCTGAAAACCGGTTCGTTCTCCTCCTActcttcgtcttcctcctccgccTGCAGCTCTTCCGTTCTGGAGTGGGCCAATACGGAGTCCGACCCGAACGCGAACGGCTTCTCTTTGGTAGTCTATGCTTGGAGAACTTGA